The following coding sequences lie in one Alloacidobacterium dinghuense genomic window:
- a CDS encoding GlsB/YeaQ/YmgE family stress response membrane protein, with amino-acid sequence MLSILWWIIVGLIAGWITGKLMKGSGYGPVMDIIVGIVGAIIGGFIMRALGFTGRGGMIYTIVIAVLGAVILTFLIRLISSKKA; translated from the coding sequence ATGCTTTCTATTCTCTGGTGGATCATTGTCGGTCTGATCGCTGGCTGGATCACTGGCAAGTTGATGAAGGGAAGCGGCTATGGTCCGGTGATGGACATTATTGTCGGCATCGTAGGCGCGATCATTGGTGGCTTTATCATGCGCGCTCTTGGATTTACGGGCCGGGGCGGAATGATTTACACCATCGTCATCGCGGTGCTGGGTGCGGTGATTTTGACGTTTCTGATAAGACTCATCTCCAGCAAAAAAGCTTGA
- a CDS encoding prolyl oligopeptidase family serine peptidase has translation MLSSPVMGLRHFFLLCFAALLALPASARHQDTGFLNRTLSLQGTTRKYQVYLPETWNEHQRWPVILFLHGSGERGVDGIDQTQIGLPSAIRSHPERWPFVVVMPQVPFQHHHWTDPDMMQMAMAALRASVKEFHGDPERLYVTGLSLGGYGTWEIAKNWPHTFAAVVPICGGVFWSYAPERWHNTDLPQEYARAVGRTPVWIFHGAEDPVVIPKQAALMYEALKSDNGEVRFWEYAGVRHNAWDKAYANPDLPRWLLSHTLSQIPTLQPAAEYFLVPVHPVPAKVNPSIYDAYVGQYEDQGIIQTTVYRQGDSLYARSRVGESNELLPENPTTFFYISGSPTRLIFQKDASGQVRGLIYHDDRHEEFWPLVTPRRSTSAQR, from the coding sequence TTGCTATCCTCTCCGGTAATGGGTTTGCGTCACTTCTTCCTCCTGTGTTTTGCTGCTCTACTCGCCTTGCCTGCCTCTGCCCGTCACCAGGACACGGGGTTTCTCAACCGTACCCTCAGCCTGCAAGGCACGACGCGTAAATACCAGGTCTATCTTCCGGAAACATGGAATGAGCACCAGCGTTGGCCAGTCATTCTCTTCCTGCACGGCTCTGGTGAGCGTGGAGTGGATGGGATAGATCAAACGCAGATCGGACTGCCTTCAGCCATCCGCTCTCATCCAGAGCGATGGCCATTTGTGGTTGTTATGCCGCAGGTACCTTTCCAGCACCATCACTGGACCGATCCAGACATGATGCAGATGGCCATGGCGGCACTCCGCGCCAGCGTGAAGGAGTTTCACGGAGACCCGGAGCGACTCTATGTGACTGGACTTTCTTTGGGCGGATATGGAACCTGGGAAATCGCCAAGAACTGGCCTCATACCTTTGCGGCCGTCGTCCCGATCTGTGGTGGAGTTTTCTGGTCCTACGCTCCTGAGCGCTGGCATAACACCGATCTGCCGCAGGAATACGCGCGCGCGGTAGGTAGGACACCGGTGTGGATTTTCCATGGAGCCGAAGATCCTGTCGTTATACCAAAACAAGCTGCGCTCATGTACGAAGCGCTCAAATCGGACAATGGTGAGGTGCGCTTCTGGGAGTATGCTGGCGTTCGCCATAACGCTTGGGACAAGGCCTATGCCAACCCAGACCTGCCTCGGTGGCTGCTCTCACACACTCTAAGCCAGATTCCTACGCTCCAACCTGCAGCCGAATACTTTCTTGTTCCGGTGCATCCGGTGCCTGCCAAGGTTAACCCTTCCATCTATGATGCCTACGTCGGCCAATACGAGGATCAGGGGATTATCCAGACCACAGTCTACCGACAGGGCGATTCTCTTTACGCCAGGAGTCGCGTAGGTGAAAGTAACGAACTTTTGCCCGAGAATCCGACCACCTTCTTTTACATTTCCGGAAGTCCAACGCGGCTCATCTTCCAGAAGGATGCCTCTGGCCAGGTCCGCGGACTCATTTACCACGACGACCGGCACGAGGAATTCTGGCCGCTGGTTACCCCGCGACGCTCAACTTCCGCGCAGCGCTAG